One genomic window of Arachis stenosperma cultivar V10309 chromosome 10, arast.V10309.gnm1.PFL2, whole genome shotgun sequence includes the following:
- the LOC130957597 gene encoding uncharacterized protein LOC130957597 has product MVAVVAEVPLVADGEFTVGMEFSSREAVIRAMKEYVIQRSVDYRVYESELLTFYAKCTHSGEGDHSKLDSNTIIEVIKLLIEADPSLKMKSVIAEMQSKFNYTVSYREAWLAKQKSVEKIFGGWEASYEALSIWFEAMCHKEPSAIVHFETMPTYQGDDLVNDIRVLHRVFWSYYPCIRAFRHCKPVVHVDETHLYGKYKGYLLVAVSQDGNNNIAPIAFAIMEGETSDAWHFFLSNLRQHVVTRDGVGLISDRHESINTVVACSNGAWSPPRAFHMFYIRHIESNFLRKFKAPYLQKFVVNIGYSRMVCEYEVRFQRLREQGEAYTNWLN; this is encoded by the exons ATGGTTGCCGTCGTGGCAGAAGTCCCTCTTGTTGCAGATGGTGAATTTACTGTTGGGATGGAATTCAGTTCAAGAGAAGCTGTTATTAGGGCGATGAAAGAGTATGTCATCCAAAGAAGTGTAGACTATCGGGTGTATGAGTCGGAGCTGTTGACATTTTATGCCAAGTGTACACATTCTGGGGAGGGG GATCATTCGAAGTTGGATTCTAACACAATTATAGAAGTAATAAAGCTGTTGATTGAGGCTGACCCCTCGTTAAAGATGAAATCAGTTATTGCAGAAATGCAATCGAAGTTCAATTACACTGTAAGTTATCGGGAAGCATGGTTGGCTAAGCAAAAGTCagtagaaaaaatatttggaggtTGGGAAGCATCGTACGAAGCATTGTCGATATGGTTTGAGGCCATGTGTCATAAAGAGCCATCAGCTATCGTCCATTTTGAGACTATGCCTACATACCAAGGCGATGACTTGGTAAATGATATCCGTGTATTGCATCGGGTCTTTTGGAGTTATTACCCCTGCATTAGAGCATTCAGACATTGTAAGCCAGTTGTCCATGTGGATGAGACTCACTTGTACGGAAAGTATAAGGGTTATTTGTTAGTGGCAGTGTCACAGGATGGTAACAACAATATCGCCCCAATTGCATTTGCTATTATGGAGGGAGAGACTTCTGATGCGTGGCACTTTTTTCTTAGTAACTTGCGACAACATGTTGTGACTCGGGATGGTGTGGGGCTCATATCCGACCGACACGAATCCATCAATACAGTTGTGGCTTGCAGTAACGGAGCATGGTCACCTCCTAGAGCTTTTCATATGTTTTACATCAGGCATATAGAGTCGAATTTCTTGAGAAAATTTAAGGCACCGTACCTGCAAAAATTTGTCGTCAATATAG GATATTCGAGGATGGTGTGCGAGTACGAAGTGCGTTTTCAGCGGTTACGAGAACAGGGCGAGGCTTACACTAACTGGTTAAATTGA